A stretch of the Nosocomiicoccus ampullae genome encodes the following:
- a CDS encoding DegV family protein, protein MKIAYIVDSTADLDSKYENHPDIYRVDLHITYENGDVIIDSKEESKIKEFYNRIKTEKVPPKTSQPTPQSFMDILDDIVEEGYDAVIGITVSAKLSGTFQTMKMIMEEYKDKLQVYPVNSENTSYTIGNMVEQAMNMNEKNIEIEKIVEHLKWVASETDTYLLLKDLHNLVKGGRLGSTSAALGSLLRIRPIMMFDNEEGVKLYEKVRTDRRVMAKWIELLVEKYERFKGNLEVVVVHGDVEQDALKIVEKFKDKFPELNYHVFYLGTVLGVHGGNGAIGMAFIPNKFEE, encoded by the coding sequence ATGAAAATCGCATATATTGTCGACAGCACTGCAGATTTAGATTCGAAATATGAGAACCACCCGGACATTTATAGAGTCGACCTTCACATTACTTATGAAAATGGCGATGTAATTATTGATTCTAAAGAAGAAAGTAAAATAAAAGAGTTTTACAATAGAATTAAAACTGAAAAAGTACCGCCGAAAACTTCACAACCAACCCCACAATCATTTATGGATATTTTAGATGATATTGTAGAAGAAGGATATGACGCAGTTATTGGAATCACTGTATCTGCAAAATTAAGCGGTACATTCCAGACGATGAAAATGATAATGGAAGAGTATAAGGATAAACTTCAAGTGTATCCTGTTAACTCAGAAAACACATCTTACACAATTGGTAACATGGTCGAACAAGCAATGAATATGAACGAAAAAAATATTGAGATTGAAAAAATAGTCGAGCATTTAAAATGGGTTGCGAGTGAAACAGATACTTATTTACTGCTTAAAGACTTACACAACCTTGTAAAAGGTGGACGACTTGGATCAACTTCAGCTGCACTTGGCTCATTATTAAGAATTCGTCCGATTATGATGTTTGACAATGAAGAGGGCGTTAAGCTATATGAAAAAGTTCGTACGGATCGCCGTGTAATGGCTAAATGGATTGAATTGCTAGTTGAAAAATATGAAAGATTTAAAGGTAATTTAGAGGTCGTTGTCGTTCATGGTGACGTTGAACAAGATGCATTGAAAATTGTAGAAAAATTTAAAGATAAGTTCCCAGAGTTAAATTATCATGTGTTTTACTTAGGTACAGTTTTAGGTGTGCATGGTGGGAACGGTGCAATCGGTATG